From the genome of Sulfurimonas paralvinellae:
GTTGTTCCTAAAAAACTTGTTAATCTGGTTATCAAAGGATAATGATGAAGCGATATGCCCCGATGCTCAAACTTCTTTTACTCTTTTTATTTCTTTTAGAGTTGAGCGGATGCGGGTATAAACCAAGCTCCAAGTATTCACGCAATGTTATCGGTGAGAAGATAAGTACGAATGTTGTCATTTCGGCGCAGGACCCTGAAAATACCGTACTCATTAAAGATGCCGTTGACAGTGCGATTGTTGAGATATTTCACGCTTCACTTGTCGATCCCAGGTATGCCGATACACATTTGGACCTCAGTATCTCGGAGCCAAGGTACACGGCTATTGAATATGACACAAATGGATATGTTATCGCTTATCGTGCTACAATCTTGCTTAAGATTGTCCGCCGAACAAAGGATGTTACAAAAAGCTATACTGCAAAAGGAACTTATGACTTTTCGATAGATGCGAATGCGGTCATTACGGATCAGGAAAGATTCGATGCTATAAAATACAGTGCTAAAAAAGCGATCAGTTCATTCTTAGCAAAGGTTTCGGCAGAAGGTACAAGAACAGGAGAATAACATGACGATACAGACCATCATAAACAATGCAGTAAAACGACTTAAAGCGGAAGGGAAACTGCTTACGCCGGATTTTTATGCCGAGGCATTCTGTAAAGAAGCCGAGCGTGCTAAAATAAGTGTCGAAGATTGTAATCATGTTGAAAAATTTAAAGATATGCTCTCCAAAGATTTTCAAAAAGATCTGAAGAACTACCGTATTAAAACGATGAGTGAATTCGTTCGTTTTCTCATATCTAAACTGAACCGAACCAATCCTACCCAATGTTCTAATACTCTTGAAGCTCAGACTCATTTTTGTAAACGAGTCCTGCAGGTTATTACTGTTTTACACAATAAAGAAGCTGCGGAACTGGCACAAA
Proteins encoded in this window:
- the lptE gene encoding LPS assembly lipoprotein LptE, with product MKRYAPMLKLLLLFLFLLELSGCGYKPSSKYSRNVIGEKISTNVVISAQDPENTVLIKDAVDSAIVEIFHASLVDPRYADTHLDLSISEPRYTAIEYDTNGYVIAYRATILLKIVRRTKDVTKSYTAKGTYDFSIDANAVITDQERFDAIKYSAKKAISSFLAKVSAEGTRTGE